In the Orenia marismortui DSM 5156 genome, one interval contains:
- a CDS encoding deoxycytidylate deaminase, whose translation MRPSWNNYFMEMTEVVAKRSTCLRRKVGALIVKDKRVLATGYNGAPSGLKHCKETGCLREQNNVPSGERHELCRGLHAEQNAIIQAALHGSSINGATLYCTHQPCILCTKMIINAGINRVVFKGAYPDELASKMMLEAGIKIEEIK comes from the coding sequence ATGCGTCCAAGTTGGAATAATTACTTTATGGAGATGACAGAGGTTGTTGCCAAGCGTTCAACTTGTTTAAGAAGAAAAGTTGGCGCTTTGATTGTTAAGGATAAAAGGGTCCTTGCGACAGGTTATAATGGTGCTCCTAGTGGTTTGAAACATTGTAAAGAGACAGGTTGTTTGCGAGAGCAGAATAATGTTCCATCTGGAGAGCGGCATGAGCTTTGTCGAGGATTACATGCAGAACAGAATGCTATCATTCAAGCTGCTTTACATGGTAGCTCAATTAATGGTGCTACTTTATATTGTACACATCAACCGTGTATCCTCTGCACTAAAATGATAATTAATGCAGGGATTAATAGAGTTGTATTTAAAGGAGCTTATCCAGATGAATTAGCCTCAAAAATGATGTTAGAAGCTGGAATTAAGATAGAAGAGATTAAATAA
- the atpE gene encoding ATP synthase F0 subunit C codes for MTDQALVQAASAIGAGLAMIAGIGAGIGQGFAAGKGAEAVGKQPEAQGLITRTMLLGAAVAETTGIYGLVIALILLFANPFLG; via the coding sequence ATGACTGATCAAGCATTAGTTCAAGCAGCATCAGCTATTGGTGCTGGTTTAGCAATGATAGCAGGTATTGGAGCAGGTATTGGACAGGGATTTGCAGCAGGAAAGGGTGCTGAAGCAGTAGGAAAGCAGCCTGAAGCTCAAGGTTTAATTACTAGAACAATGTTATTAGGTGCGGCAGTTGCAGAGACAACTGGTATTTATGGCCTAGTAATTGCATTGATTCTATTATTTGCAAATCCATTCCTTGGATAA
- the upp gene encoding uracil phosphoribosyltransferase: protein MSKVHIIDHPLIQHKLTHLRKEETGPKEFRELANEISTLMAYEVTRDLPLQEVKIKTPVMETNSKVISGKKLAIVPILRAGLGMVDGVVNLIPAAKVGHIGLYRDPETLEPVEYYCKMPTDIGSRELIVVDPMLATGGTAVAALQFVKDRGAENIKFMCLVAAPEGVEKLQAAHPDVDIYTAALDDRLNDHAYIEPGLGDAGDRLFGTK from the coding sequence ATGAGTAAAGTACATATTATTGATCATCCATTAATTCAACACAAATTGACACACTTGAGAAAAGAAGAGACTGGTCCAAAAGAGTTTAGAGAGTTAGCAAATGAAATATCTACTTTAATGGCTTATGAAGTTACAAGAGATCTACCTTTGCAGGAAGTTAAAATTAAAACACCAGTGATGGAAACAAACTCCAAGGTTATCTCTGGTAAGAAGTTAGCTATAGTACCTATTTTGAGAGCTGGCTTAGGGATGGTAGATGGTGTAGTAAATTTAATACCAGCAGCTAAAGTAGGACATATCGGATTATATCGTGACCCTGAAACATTAGAACCAGTCGAATATTATTGTAAAATGCCAACGGATATAGGATCAAGAGAATTAATTGTAGTAGATCCTATGTTAGCAACAGGTGGAACAGCAGTTGCCGCTTTACAGTTTGTAAAAGATAGAGGTGCAGAAAATATTAAATTTATGTGTTTAGTAGCGGCTCCAGAGGGAGTTGAAAAGCTACAAGCAGCACATCCGGATGTGGATATTTATACTGCTGCTTTAGATGATAGGTTAAATGATCATGCTTATATTGAGCCAGGTTTAGGAGATGCAGGAGATAGATTATTTGGTACTAAGTAA
- the glyA gene encoding serine hydroxymethyltransferase, translated as MNNLKKVDPEIMEVVKKEEKRQKGNLELIASENFVSEAVLEAMGTVLTNKYAEGYPDKRYYGGCECVDLAEKLAIKRAKELFGAEHANVQPHSGSQANAAVYFALLEPGDTVLGMDLTHGGHLTHGSPVNMSGNYYNFIPYGVSKDDERIDYDALKDLALEHNPKMIVTGASAYSREIDFKKFRDIADEVGAYLVVDMAHIAGLVATGLHQNPVEHAHVVTTTTHKTLRGPRGGMILCEEKFAKKIDKAIFPGIQGGPLMHIIAAKAVCFKEALSDEFKEYQKQVIKNAKALAETLNKEFRLVSGGTDNHLMLVDLTDHDITGKLAENTLDEVAITVNKNTIPFETRSPFVTSGIRIGTPSLTTRGMKEEEMKRVGKMITKLLLNIENEEVKAQVRREVEELVEEFPLLHQK; from the coding sequence ATGAATAATCTGAAAAAAGTTGACCCTGAAATAATGGAAGTGGTTAAGAAAGAAGAGAAAAGGCAAAAAGGAAATTTAGAGTTAATTGCTTCAGAAAATTTTGTTAGTGAGGCTGTTTTAGAGGCAATGGGTACAGTGTTAACTAATAAGTATGCTGAAGGATATCCTGATAAGAGGTATTATGGTGGGTGTGAGTGTGTAGATCTTGCTGAAAAATTGGCTATTAAGAGAGCAAAGGAGTTATTTGGTGCAGAGCACGCTAATGTACAGCCTCATTCAGGATCTCAGGCTAATGCTGCTGTTTATTTTGCATTATTAGAACCTGGAGATACTGTTTTAGGGATGGATTTAACTCATGGTGGTCATTTAACCCATGGTAGCCCTGTTAATATGTCAGGTAATTACTATAACTTTATTCCTTATGGAGTAAGTAAAGATGATGAAAGAATTGATTATGATGCATTAAAAGATTTGGCTTTAGAGCATAATCCTAAGATGATTGTAACTGGTGCAAGTGCTTATTCTAGGGAGATAGATTTTAAGAAATTTAGAGATATTGCTGATGAGGTAGGAGCTTATCTAGTGGTTGATATGGCTCATATTGCAGGATTAGTAGCAACAGGTTTACACCAAAATCCAGTAGAACATGCACATGTAGTAACAACAACTACTCATAAAACTTTACGTGGACCTCGTGGAGGTATGATTTTATGTGAAGAGAAGTTTGCTAAGAAGATCGATAAAGCGATCTTCCCAGGTATTCAAGGTGGACCTTTAATGCATATTATTGCAGCTAAAGCTGTCTGTTTCAAAGAGGCTTTAAGTGATGAGTTTAAAGAGTATCAGAAACAAGTTATTAAAAATGCTAAGGCTTTAGCAGAAACTCTAAATAAAGAGTTTAGATTGGTATCTGGTGGAACTGATAATCACTTAATGTTGGTGGACTTGACAGATCATGATATTACTGGTAAATTAGCAGAGAACACATTAGATGAAGTGGCTATTACGGTTAACAAGAATACTATTCCTTTTGAAACAAGAAGTCCTTTTGTGACAAGTGGAATTCGTATAGGAACTCCATCTTTAACAACTAGAGGTATGAAAGAAGAAGAGATGAAAAGAGTAGGAAAAATGATCACTAAACTTTTATTAAATATTGAGAATGAAGAGGTTAAAGCCCAAGTAAGGAGAGAAGTTGAGGAGTTGGTTGAAGAATTTCCATTATTACATCAAAAATAG
- a CDS encoding AtpZ/AtpI family protein, translating into MKDNIGVLKALSLLSQIGISIIVPIIFGVWFGNKLDQWLGTNIIFLAIFTILGVLTGFRSAYRLVLAGQEDRKG; encoded by the coding sequence ATGAAAGATAATATTGGCGTTTTAAAGGCTTTAAGCTTATTATCACAAATAGGTATAAGCATTATAGTGCCTATAATTTTTGGTGTTTGGTTTGGTAATAAATTGGATCAATGGTTGGGTACTAACATTATTTTTCTTGCTATTTTTACTATTTTAGGAGTACTAACTGGTTTTAGAAGTGCTTATAGGTTAGTATTAGCTGGGCAAGAAGATAGGAAGGGATAG
- the atpE gene encoding ATP synthase F0 subunit C: MEETSNVVLLFFKWLEQFSPTAIIQAATVIAVGFAMIAGIGPGVGQGYAAGKGAEAVGGNKDNSNNVTIVMLLGAAVAETSGIFSLVVALILLYANPLIGLTGSAIVISASILGAGLAMIAGVGPGIGQGYAAGKGAERVGQRPKYQSIIVRTMLLGQAVGQTTGIYALVIALILLFANPFVG; the protein is encoded by the coding sequence ATGGAAGAAACATCAAATGTAGTACTTCTTTTCTTTAAGTGGTTAGAACAGTTTAGCCCTACAGCTATAATTCAGGCTGCTACGGTAATAGCTGTTGGTTTTGCTATGATTGCAGGTATAGGCCCTGGTGTTGGTCAGGGGTATGCGGCAGGAAAGGGTGCTGAAGCAGTAGGAGGTAATAAAGATAATAGCAATAATGTTACTATAGTAATGTTATTAGGTGCAGCAGTGGCTGAGACTTCAGGTATTTTTTCTTTGGTTGTAGCTTTGATCTTACTTTATGCTAACCCTTTAATTGGATTAACTGGATCAGCTATAGTTATTTCAGCATCGATTTTGGGAGCTGGATTGGCAATGATAGCAGGAGTAGGACCAGGGATAGGTCAAGGATATGCAGCAGGAAAGGGTGCTGAACGTGTTGGTCAAAGACCTAAATATCAAAGTATTATTGTAAGGACAATGTTATTAGGGCAGGCAGTTGGTCAAACAACAGGGATTTATGCTTTAGTTATAGCATTAATATTGTTATTTGCTAATCCATTTGTTGGATAG
- a CDS encoding glycosyltransferase family 4 protein gives MFIYPLLLALLSSYFVMPQVKKLAFKLGAVDYPNKRRINIKPIPSLGGLGIYFGVLIALLVTGFSDKFIGIIAAGTLVVILGLLDDLYELSAKVKLLGQVLVALVLISFGIKIRFISNPFGGIYYLGILSIPTTLVWIISTINVINLIDGLDGLAGGVSVIATITLAIFAYQQGQVLTVILALTVIGAVLGFLKYNFNPADIFMGDTGSMFLGFMLGSISIIGTLKSVTFITLLIPVLALGVPIIDTLLAILRRKLAGRPIFKADKGHLHHKLLELGLNQIQVVMIIYLISISLGMIAIGVSEAELSQQLFLIFSSLGFILIGIIKLGIVNLNTNYNKRV, from the coding sequence ATGTTTATTTATCCATTACTATTAGCATTATTAAGTAGTTATTTTGTAATGCCACAAGTAAAAAAGCTGGCATTTAAATTAGGAGCAGTAGATTATCCTAATAAACGTAGAATTAACATTAAGCCTATTCCTAGTTTAGGAGGATTAGGTATTTATTTTGGAGTATTAATTGCCTTATTAGTGACGGGCTTTAGTGATAAATTTATAGGGATAATTGCTGCTGGAACCTTAGTTGTTATTTTAGGTCTTTTAGATGACTTATATGAGTTGTCAGCAAAAGTTAAATTACTTGGACAGGTTTTAGTAGCTTTAGTATTGATTTCTTTTGGTATTAAGATTAGATTTATTAGTAATCCTTTTGGTGGTATTTATTATTTAGGTATTTTAAGTATACCAACAACTTTAGTTTGGATTATTAGTACTATTAATGTAATTAACTTAATAGATGGTTTGGATGGTTTAGCTGGAGGAGTTTCAGTTATAGCTACTATAACTTTAGCTATTTTTGCGTATCAACAAGGTCAGGTTTTAACAGTTATATTAGCTTTAACAGTTATTGGGGCTGTTTTGGGATTTTTAAAGTATAATTTTAATCCTGCCGATATTTTTATGGGGGATACAGGAAGTATGTTCTTAGGCTTTATGTTAGGTAGTATTTCGATTATAGGAACTTTAAAGAGTGTAACATTTATTACTTTATTGATTCCAGTGCTAGCTTTAGGAGTCCCTATAATAGATACTTTATTAGCTATATTAAGGCGTAAATTAGCTGGCAGACCAATTTTTAAGGCTGATAAAGGTCATCTGCATCATAAATTATTGGAATTAGGATTGAATCAAATTCAGGTAGTTATGATTATTTATTTAATTAGTATTTCTTTAGGGATGATTGCAATTGGTGTTAGTGAAGCAGAGTTATCTCAACAATTATTTTTAATATTTAGTTCGCTAGGATTTATTTTAATAGGAATTATTAAGCTAGGGATAGTAAATCTTAACACTAATTATAATAAAAGAGTTTAA
- the atpB gene encoding F0F1 ATP synthase subunit A: protein MNFFTELFDKMFLEEVNSEAFAPKVFEIAGLQIKSTVTTTWVIIFVLGVFSWLATRNLEKKPRPFSLQNIAEFIVESIYNLVDNAMGKGRKGYAPYIGTLMIYLTFANLVGVIPGRDLFNLYTPTADLNTTFALALITFIAVHVSGIKYNGIGSYIKGYFEPMPFLVPLNIIGAIADPVSLSFRLFGNMLGGVVIMGLLFSVVGVVVPGIASLYFDVFAGLLQAFIFTMLTMTYISTEIE, encoded by the coding sequence ATGAATTTCTTTACTGAACTATTTGATAAGATGTTCCTTGAAGAAGTTAACTCGGAAGCTTTTGCTCCTAAAGTATTTGAAATTGCTGGTTTGCAAATTAAATCTACAGTTACAACTACTTGGGTAATTATATTTGTTTTAGGTGTTTTCTCCTGGCTGGCAACTCGTAATTTAGAGAAAAAACCTAGACCATTTAGTCTACAGAATATAGCTGAATTTATAGTAGAATCGATTTATAATTTAGTAGATAATGCTATGGGTAAAGGACGAAAGGGTTATGCTCCTTATATTGGAACACTAATGATTTACTTAACATTTGCTAACTTAGTAGGGGTTATTCCAGGAAGAGATTTATTTAACCTGTATACTCCAACAGCAGATCTAAATACTACTTTTGCTTTAGCTCTAATTACATTTATTGCTGTCCATGTTTCTGGAATTAAGTATAATGGAATAGGGTCTTACATAAAAGGATATTTTGAGCCAATGCCATTTTTAGTTCCACTTAACATAATTGGGGCAATAGCGGATCCTGTATCTCTTTCTTTCCGTTTGTTTGGAAATATGCTAGGTGGAGTAGTAATTATGGGATTGCTATTTAGTGTTGTAGGAGTTGTTGTTCCAGGGATAGCAAGTCTTTATTTTGATGTCTTTGCAGGTCTCTTACAAGCCTTTATCTTTACAATGTTAACTATGACTTATATTTCAACAGAGATTGAATAA
- a CDS encoding ATP synthase subunit I: MEELKETKNYIVKWTALLNLIIILILLCFDFKSAFGWFVGGLMSIINFILLSHSLQKAVKFPPIKAQAYVFIQYIFRYLLWFTVFYIALKRPDVNLLTTIVGMLSVKIVILLSNLFKSYPQKEEVVRKEGN; encoded by the coding sequence GTGGAAGAATTAAAAGAAACTAAAAATTATATAGTTAAATGGACTGCTTTATTGAATTTAATAATAATTTTAATACTATTGTGTTTTGATTTTAAAAGTGCTTTTGGTTGGTTTGTAGGAGGGCTAATGAGTATTATTAATTTTATTTTATTATCTCATTCATTACAAAAAGCTGTTAAATTTCCTCCTATTAAGGCTCAAGCTTATGTTTTTATTCAATATATATTCAGATATTTATTGTGGTTTACTGTTTTTTACATAGCTCTAAAAAGACCAGATGTAAACTTGCTAACTACTATAGTTGGTATGTTGTCTGTTAAGATAGTTATTTTATTAAGCAATTTATTTAAATCTTATCCACAGAAAGAAGAGGTTGTAAGAAAGGAGGGGAATTAA